Proteins from a genomic interval of Maniola hyperantus chromosome 1, iAphHyp1.2, whole genome shotgun sequence:
- the O-fut1 gene encoding GDP-fucose protein O-fucosyltransferase 1 isoform X1, producing the protein MIMKFLILALNLVCSLSYKMDGYVVYCPCMGRFGNQADHFLGALAFSKAINRTLVLPPWVEYRYGEVKSIQVPFDTYFNIDTLHQYNHVITMKAFMENIALVTWPPQNRISFCYTQRIGEIDNSCNAKSGNPFGPFWDTFDIDFVKSEFYGPLHYDAHNNKVMEAWTQKYPSEQWPVLAFTGAPASFPVQVENVHLQKYLTWSSDILSRSRLFIKKNMSGGGFLGIHLRNGQDWVKACQHVPDSPKLFSAPQCVGYKNEKGKLTPSMCLPHRSEIIKQIKRAFKKFKDIKYVFVASDSNHMIEDLQSSLMNLQITVLKQHPSNPHLDLAILGQANHFIGNCVSSFTAFVKRDRDTKGLPSEFWSFPDRKKIKHEEL; encoded by the exons ATGATTATGAAATTCTTAATCTTAGCATTGAATTTAGTATGTAGTTTAAGTTATAAAATGGATGGATATGTTGTTTACTGTCCTTGCATGG GTAGGTTCGGAAATCAAGCCGACCACTTTTTAGGTGCATTGGCATTTAGTAAAGCCATCAACAGAACACTTGTTTTACCACCTTGGGTTGAATATAGATATGGAGAGGTGAAATCGATACAAGTTCCATTTGATACCTATTTTAATATTGATACTTTACATCAATACAATCATGTTATTACCATGAAGGCTTTTATGGAAAACATAGCACTAGTGACGTGGCCACCGCAAAATAGAATCTCATTTTGCTACACACAGAGAATAGGTGAAATTGATAACAGTTGCAACGCGAAATCTGGTAATCCTTTTGGCCCATTTTGGGATACTTTTGATATAGATTTTGTTAAATCTGAATTTTATGGACCTTTACACTATGATGCTCATAATAACAAAGTGATGGAAGCTTGGACTCAGAAATATCCATCGGAACAATGGCCTGTGTTAGCATTCACCG GTGCACCAGCAAGCTTTCCAGTTCAAGTTGAAAATgtacatttacaaaaatatttaacctGGAGTAGTGATATTCTGAGCAGATCAAGATTATTCATTAAGAAGAATATGAGTGGTGGTGGATTTCTGGGAATACATTTAAGGAATGGCCAAGATTGGGTAAAAGCATGCCAACACGTGCCAGACAGCCCCAAATTGTTTTCAGCACCACAGTGTGTGggatataaaaatgaaaaaggaaaATTAACACCATCAATGTGCCTGCCCCATAGAAGTGAAATAATAAA gCAAATTAAAAgagcttttaaaaaattcaaggaTATTAAGTATGTGTTTGTCGCCTCTGACTCAAACCACATGATTGAAGACTTACAAAGCTCTCTTATGAACTTGCAAATAACTGTACTGAAACAACATCCAAGCAATCCGCATCTAGACCTAGCTATTTTGGGACAAGCCAATCATTTTATTGGTAACTGTGTTTCATCATTCACAGCGTTTGTAAAGCGTGATAGAGATACTAAAGGATTACCTTCAGAATTTTGGTCATTTCCTGAtaggaaaaaaattaaacatgaaGAACTTTAA
- the RpL35 gene encoding large ribosomal subunit protein uL29, protein MGKVKCSELRTKDKKELFKQLEELKTELTNLRVAKVTGGVASKLSKIRVVRKAIARVYIVYHQNMKVNLRNHYKNKKYKPLDLRPKKTRAMRKALTKHESKIKTQKEIRKKSLFPPRVYAVKA, encoded by the exons ATg GGGAAAGTCAAGTGTTCGGAATTGCGTACTAAAGACAAAAAGGAACTCTTCAAACAACTGGAAGAGTTAAAAACGGAGTTAACTAATTTACGTGTAGCAAAAGTTACCGGTGGAGTAGCATCAAAGCTGTCCAAAAT ACGTGTAGTAAGAAAAGCAATTGCACGTGTTTACATCGTGTACCACCAAAACATGAAGGTCAATTTAAGAAATCATTACAAGAACAAGAAATATAAGCCACTTGATCTCAGGCCTAAAAAGACTCGTGCCATGCGTAAGGCACTTACCAAACACGAATCTAAGATAAAAACTCAAAAAGAGATCAGAAAGAAATCGCTGTTTCCTCCTAGAGTTTATGCAGTAAAAGCTTAA
- the O-fut1 gene encoding GDP-fucose protein O-fucosyltransferase 1 isoform X2 has translation MIMKFLILALNLVCSLSYKMDGYVVYCPCMGRFGNQADHFLGALAFSKAINRTLVLPPWVEYRYGEVKSIQVPFDTYFNIDTLHQYNHVITMKAFMENIALVTWPPQNRISFCYTQRIGEIDNSCNAKSGAPASFPVQVENVHLQKYLTWSSDILSRSRLFIKKNMSGGGFLGIHLRNGQDWVKACQHVPDSPKLFSAPQCVGYKNEKGKLTPSMCLPHRSEIIKQIKRAFKKFKDIKYVFVASDSNHMIEDLQSSLMNLQITVLKQHPSNPHLDLAILGQANHFIGNCVSSFTAFVKRDRDTKGLPSEFWSFPDRKKIKHEEL, from the exons ATGATTATGAAATTCTTAATCTTAGCATTGAATTTAGTATGTAGTTTAAGTTATAAAATGGATGGATATGTTGTTTACTGTCCTTGCATGG GTAGGTTCGGAAATCAAGCCGACCACTTTTTAGGTGCATTGGCATTTAGTAAAGCCATCAACAGAACACTTGTTTTACCACCTTGGGTTGAATATAGATATGGAGAGGTGAAATCGATACAAGTTCCATTTGATACCTATTTTAATATTGATACTTTACATCAATACAATCATGTTATTACCATGAAGGCTTTTATGGAAAACATAGCACTAGTGACGTGGCCACCGCAAAATAGAATCTCATTTTGCTACACACAGAGAATAGGTGAAATTGATAACAGTTGCAACGCGAAATCTG GTGCACCAGCAAGCTTTCCAGTTCAAGTTGAAAATgtacatttacaaaaatatttaacctGGAGTAGTGATATTCTGAGCAGATCAAGATTATTCATTAAGAAGAATATGAGTGGTGGTGGATTTCTGGGAATACATTTAAGGAATGGCCAAGATTGGGTAAAAGCATGCCAACACGTGCCAGACAGCCCCAAATTGTTTTCAGCACCACAGTGTGTGggatataaaaatgaaaaaggaaaATTAACACCATCAATGTGCCTGCCCCATAGAAGTGAAATAATAAA gCAAATTAAAAgagcttttaaaaaattcaaggaTATTAAGTATGTGTTTGTCGCCTCTGACTCAAACCACATGATTGAAGACTTACAAAGCTCTCTTATGAACTTGCAAATAACTGTACTGAAACAACATCCAAGCAATCCGCATCTAGACCTAGCTATTTTGGGACAAGCCAATCATTTTATTGGTAACTGTGTTTCATCATTCACAGCGTTTGTAAAGCGTGATAGAGATACTAAAGGATTACCTTCAGAATTTTGGTCATTTCCTGAtaggaaaaaaattaaacatgaaGAACTTTAA
- the LOC117986033 gene encoding WD repeat-containing protein 55 homolog isoform X1, translated as MTFDFRDFDKDSSDDSSDDGSEIEDSEMEQEAFSNGSDDVENENNEDIQNSSDDEDEVVKAIKAEKNKPRDHPPSIKTEDFIVDICFHPVKNLIAIANIVGDVLLYEYTNDETILRKTLELHLKACRDVEFDNDGITMFTTAKDKAVMGTDVETGQLKTCFENAHEDPVYKLFPLDCNKIISGDESGTVKLWDLRRQDPIFTIKIGEEYISDMITNEAQKYLVCTGGDGMLTSIDLKASKIYSRSEQYETELTCMGLFRSETKLLVGSAVGKFYLFNWKEFGFHSDEYVGQKHSIQCMIPITQNIVVSSGEDGILRAAHMFPQRQLGIVGQHSLPVEAIDISHDGQYIASCSHDNDVKFWNISYFESIDSLIDVNHKQNKKKDLSNNLPSSNIKNASDFFSGLV; from the exons ATGACGTTCGATTTTCGAGATTTTGATAAAGACTCTTCAGATGATAGTAGTGACGATGGCAGTGAAATTGAGGATTCTGAAATGGAGCAAGAAGCTTTTTCTAATG GCAGTGATGatgttgaaaatgaaaataatgaagACATTCAAAACAGCtctgatgatgaagatgaagtTGTGAAAGCTATTAAAGCTGAGAAAAACAAGCCTCGGGACCATCCTCCAAGCATCAAAACTGAAGATTTTATTGTAGATATTTGTTTCCATCCAGTGAAGAACTTAATAGCTATAGCAAATATAGTAGGAGATGTATTACTTTATGAGTATACTAATGATGAGACCATTTTGCGTAAAACTTTGGAATTACACCTTAAAGCCTGCAGAGATGTAGAATTTGACAATGATGGTATTACTATGTTCACTACAGCAAAG GATAAGGCAGTCATGGGTACAGATGTAGAGACAGGACAACTGAAAACATGTTTTGAAAATGCACATGAAGATCCTGTATACAAATTGTTTCCTCTAGactgcaataaaattatttcag GTGATGAAAGTGGTACAGTTAAATTGTGGGATCTCAGAAGACAAGATCCTATATTTACTATAAAAATTGGTGAAGAATATATTTCTGACATGATTACAAATGAAGCCCAAAAATACCTTGTGTGTACTGGCGGTGATGGAATGCTTACATCAATAGACTTAAAAGCaag CAAAATATATTCAAGATCTGAACAATATGAAACGGAATTAACTTGTATGGGATTGTTTCGCTCCGAGACAAAATTGCTGGTTGGATCTGCGGTTGGCAAATTCTACTTATTTAATTGGAAGGAGTTCGGTTTCCACAGTGATGAGTATGTTGGACAAAAACATTCAATACAATGCATGATCCCTATAACACAAAACATTGTTGTATCATCTGGTGAAGATGGGATATTACGCGCAGCGCATATGTTTCCACAGCGTCAACTGGGCATTGTTGGTCAACATAGTTTGCCAGTAGAAGCCATTGACATAAGCCATGACGGTCAATATATCGCGTCTTGTTCACATGATAATGATGTAAAGTTTTGGAATATTTCATACTTTGAATCAATCGATTCACTTATTGATGTCAatcataaacaaaataaaaagaaagatcTATCAAACAACTTACCATcgagtaatattaaaaatgcttcagattttttttcaggATTAGTATAG
- the LOC117986033 gene encoding WD repeat-containing protein 55 homolog isoform X2, whose translation MTFDFRDFDKDSSDDSSDDGSEIEDSEMEQEAFSNGSDDVENENNEDIQNSSDDEDEVVKAIKAEKNKPRDHPPSIKTEDFIVDICFHPVKNLIAIANIVGDVLLYEYTNDETILRKTLELHLKACRDVEFDNDGITMFTTAKDKAVMGTDVETGQLKTCFENAHEDPVYKLFPLDCNKIISGDESGTVKLWDLRRQDPIFTIKIGEEYISDMITNEAQKYLVCTGGDGMLTSIDLKASKIYSRSEQYETELTCMGLFRSETKLLVGSAVGKFYLFNWKEFGFHSDEMALPRVELPQTTFPDRLCQSLSVWNNSIFETQVV comes from the exons ATGACGTTCGATTTTCGAGATTTTGATAAAGACTCTTCAGATGATAGTAGTGACGATGGCAGTGAAATTGAGGATTCTGAAATGGAGCAAGAAGCTTTTTCTAATG GCAGTGATGatgttgaaaatgaaaataatgaagACATTCAAAACAGCtctgatgatgaagatgaagtTGTGAAAGCTATTAAAGCTGAGAAAAACAAGCCTCGGGACCATCCTCCAAGCATCAAAACTGAAGATTTTATTGTAGATATTTGTTTCCATCCAGTGAAGAACTTAATAGCTATAGCAAATATAGTAGGAGATGTATTACTTTATGAGTATACTAATGATGAGACCATTTTGCGTAAAACTTTGGAATTACACCTTAAAGCCTGCAGAGATGTAGAATTTGACAATGATGGTATTACTATGTTCACTACAGCAAAG GATAAGGCAGTCATGGGTACAGATGTAGAGACAGGACAACTGAAAACATGTTTTGAAAATGCACATGAAGATCCTGTATACAAATTGTTTCCTCTAGactgcaataaaattatttcag GTGATGAAAGTGGTACAGTTAAATTGTGGGATCTCAGAAGACAAGATCCTATATTTACTATAAAAATTGGTGAAGAATATATTTCTGACATGATTACAAATGAAGCCCAAAAATACCTTGTGTGTACTGGCGGTGATGGAATGCTTACATCAATAGACTTAAAAGCaag CAAAATATATTCAAGATCTGAACAATATGAAACGGAATTAACTTGTATGGGATTGTTTCGCTCCGAGACAAAATTGCTGGTTGGATCTGCGGTTGGCAAATTCTACTTATTTAATTGGAAGGAGTTCGGTTTCCACAGTGATGA AATGGCATTACCTCGCGTCGAACTTCCCCAAACCACATTTCCAGACAGACTTTGTCAGAGTCTGTCTGTGTGGAACAACAGTATTTTCGAAACACAAGTAGTGTAA